The Stigmatella aurantiaca genome includes the window GCGCCCCGCTTCGGCGGTGCCGCGGGAGCGGACCGTCCTGCCCGCCGGGCCCCCCGTGCCGAAGGCGGCGAGGGAGGCGGCAAGGGGTTCACCGACTGGAACAAGAACAAGAAGCGGGGGACGGAGACCTCTTGGGATTCCCGCCGCCCCAGTACGGCCGGAAGCCGGGGGCCTCGCAAGCCTCCGGGCCCCCGCCGCCCCCGCTGACGCGCGGGAACGAGGCTCCCGCCGTGGGGACTGATATAAACGGGTTCCCCACGGCTTCCCTCGGAGTGCGATGAGACCCGGTGTTCGCTCCCTCTTCGTCGTCCTGACCCTCGGCCTGGCCCCCGCGTGCCAGGGCAACCGGGATCAGCTCCTCGCGGATCTCCAGAGCCCCCGGCCCGAGGTCCGCGCCCAGGCGGTGCAAGCCCTGGCCAAGCAGGGCAACGCCGACGACCTGGTCCTCTTCACGCGGTCCGCCAAGGACATGGCCTCCATCGTCCGGGGCGAGGCCGCCGAGGCGCTGGGCGGCAGCCAGGATCCCCGCGTGGTGGATCTGCTCGGCGAGCTGCTCGAGGACCCCGACGAGAGCGTCCAGGGCCGCGCCGCCATGGCGCTCTCGAAGATCAAGAACGACAAGGCCAAGGCCTACCTCACGCTCCAGTACAGCCGGCGGGCCCGGAACACCCGGCAGATCATCGTCCAGGCGCTCAAGTCCGCGAACGTGCCGGGCGCCATGGCCGAGGCCGTCGCCGCGGAGTCCAAGGCCATCTGGGAGCGCAACCTGCTGACCCTCCACGAGGGCTCGCTCCCCGAGCGCGTGGGGGCCGCCGAGGAGCTGGGCAAGAGTGGCCGCCCCGAGGCCATCACCCGCCTGTTGCCGCTCGTCCGGGACAGCCAGGTCATCCTCGCCGCCGCCGCCGTGCGCGGCCTGGGAGACGCGGGGGACCGGCGCGCCGTGGCCGCCATCCTCCCGCTGCTCGACGAGAACTTCCCCCAACTGCGCGAGGCCTCCCTCACGGCGCTCAGCAAGCTCCAGGACCCCTCGGCGGTGGCCCGCCTCCAGGCGGTCGCCCTGGAGAAGAGCGCCGTCAGCTCGCTGGCCAGCGACGCGCTGATCTCCATGCCCCGGGGGCCGGAGACCAACACGGCCCTGTGCACCATCTCCCTGGAGGGGACGCTGGCGGAGTCCCTCGCGGCCGGCCGCGCCATGCGCGCCCACGGCGGTTGCCCGCTGGAGCCCATCGCCGAGCGGCTCTCCCGGCCCGCGGGAATCGACAGCGGACTGCAAGCGGTGGCCGGCCTGGGCCCCGCCGCGCAGCCCCTGCTGTCCCGGGTGCTGCCCTTGCTCGCCTCGGCGGATCCCCACCAGCGGCGGCTCGCCCTGGAGGCCGTGACGGCCATCGGCGATGCCTCCGCGGCCCCCGCCGTCCAGAAGCTCTATGAGCAGGAGACCAAGGCGCTCGAGCCCCTGCGCCAGGACTGGGTGCCCTCCGCGCTGCCACAGACCTACGCCCCCGGGTTCGACCCTTCCGCCCCTCAGGACGAGAAGGACGCCCGGAACACGAAGACCGCCCAGCTCTTCGACCGGGTCCGCAGCCTCAACGCCCAGCGCGCCCGCGAGGCGGGCCGGGTGCAGGTGCAGGCCCGGGTGCCCTCGGAGCTGTATGACGAGGTGGAGCCCCAGCGCCTGGAGCCGCTCGCCGCCGTGCTGCGCGCCCTGGGCGCGGTGAAGGCCCCGGGGGCCCTGGAGGTGCTCAAGCAGTACGCGGGCGACTCCAGCGTCACCCTGCGCTCCGCGGCCCTGGCCGGACTGGCGCGCCTGGGGCCCGAGGGCGTGGAGGTGGCCAAGGGCGGCATGTTCGAGTCCGAGCGCGAGCTCCAGAAGGCGCTCGCCCAGGCCCTGGCGGAGCAGGGCGAGGCGGGCCAGTCCGCGCTGGTCTCCCTGCTGCCCCAGTTCTCCAGCGAGAAGCTGGTCCTGCTCGATGCCCTGAACCGCTTCGGCGCGCCCGCGTCGGCCTCGCCCGTCTTGCAGGAGGTGGTGCGCGGCGGGGGCGCGGAGGCGGTGCTGGCCGCCAGCATCCTCGGCAGGCTCCAGGCGAAGGACGCCGTGGAGACGCTCATCAAGGCCCTGGAGGATCCGGCCGGCGTGGCGCGGCGGGAGGTGCTCCTGGCCCTGGGCGAGATGGGCGACTCGCGCGCGGCCGAAGGGGTGGCGAAGGATTTGTACCATGATCAGCCGGAGATCCGGGCCGCCGCCGCCACGGCCCTCCAGCGCATGGGCACCAGCGCCCAGGCCGAGGCGCTGGATGCGCTCAAGAGCGACTACTACCGGCGCGTCCGCGAGGCAGCGAGCGCGGCGCTGGCCAAGGGCGGTACCGCCGGGGAGGGCGCCCGCTGACATGGATCCCGGCTCGCTCCTGGCACAGGCCGCCGAGGCCTTCTCGCAGGGCCGCTTCTCCCAGGCCGCGGAGTTCTACGAGCGGTATTGCCAGGGGCGGCCCACGGACCACTTCGCCCAGGCACGCCTGGGCGAGTCCTGGGCCCGGACCGGCCAGCGGGCACGCGCCGCCTCCGCCTACCGGATCGCCGCCGAGGGCTTCGCCCGCGAGGGGCTCCTGCCGCGCGCGCTCGCCGCGAGCAAGCGGCTCCTGGAGCTGGATCCCTCGCAACGGGGCGTCCCGCAGATGCTCGCGGATCTGTACGCGCGCCGGAGCGAGCCCCCGGAGGAGACCCGCTTCGACGTCGACCTGGGGGAGGGCAGGATGCAGTTGGCCCTGAAGGCCGCCGGCGACCTGCTCCTGCCGCATGCCGCCGTCTGGAGCCCCCCGGCGCCCGAAGCCGCCGCCCCCGAGGCGCCACCCGCGCCGGAACCCGAGTCCACGGACACGCTGCTCCAGACGGTGGAGCAGGCCGCGCGGGCGGGCCTGCGGCAGCAGGGCACCGGGGGGTCCTCCTCGCTGGAGGAGGCCCTCTTCAGCCTCGCGGAGGAGGTGTCCTCGCGGACGCCCTCGCTGGAGGCCCTGCCGGACATCCCCCTGTTCTCGGACCTGCCGCGCGATGCCTTCATCGAGTTCTTCGAGGGCTGCCCGCTGCGGCACTTCGCGCGGGGCCAGCAGGTCTTCGAGCGGGGCAGCCGGGGCACTGCCTTCTATGTCATCTGCGAGGGCTCGGTGCGCGTCTTCCGGGACGCGGACAAGGAGCTCGCGGCCCTGGGCAGCGGCGCCTTCTTCGGGGAGATGGCGCTCCTGTCCGGAGCACCCCGCATGGCCACGGTGGAGAGCACCTCCGACGAGACGCTCCTCCTGGAGGTCCCCGCCTCGGTGCTGGCGCACCTGTCCCGCCGCTATCCCCAGGTGGCCCGGGCGCTCAAGAAGTTCTGCCGGGACCGGCTGCTGACGAACGTGATGAGCACCTCGGCGCTGTTCCAGCCCTTCAGCCGCAAGGACCGGCGCATCCTCGTGGAGCGCTTCCGGGCCCGCGACGTGAAGAAGAACGAAACCGTCGTCCGGGAAGGGGACCGCGTCGAAGGGCTCTACGTGGTGCTCTCCGGCGAGGTGGAAGCGAGCAAGGGCGGCCAGGTCCTCTCGCGCCTCCGGGAGGGCGAGCTCTTCGGGGAGATCTCCCTGCTGCTGAAGACGCCCGCCACGGCCACGGTGATGGCCACCCGGCGCACCTCGCTGCTGCGGTTGCCGCGCGAGGACTTCGACTCGCTCATCCTGACGCACCCGCAGGTGCTCGAGCTCGTCTCCCGGCTGTCCGAGCAGCGCCTGCGCCGCACCGAGGCGCTCACGAGCGGGCCGGACACGGCCCCCCCGGCGGAGCACCTGCTGGTCTGAGGGGCGCTCAGGAGCGCGAGACGTTGCGCATCCGGGCGAAGTACTCCTGGCGGGAGACGGTGCCCCCGGCCTCCAGCATCTCGATGAGCGTGCTCAGGGAGCGGGCCTGGTTGGCCACCATGCGCTCCAGATCGGCCACCTGCTGGGTGAGCACCTCCACGCGCTGCACCAGCTCGGCCTCCCGGGGCGAGCGCGGGACGGGGGCCGACGGCGGGGTGAACTCGTAGAAGGGCTCCTGGAACCCGAACGCCTCCGGAGGGGCGGTGGGGGTGCCGGTGCCGCCGTGGTAGTGCTGGCGGATGGCGTGCTCGATGGCGGAGACGCTGCTGACCACCACCTGGATGCGGTGATCCGTGTGGAAGGCCAGCTCGTGCAGGGCCTCCACGTTGGTGGGATCCTCGCTGGCCAGGGTGATGACCTTCTGGGGCACGTCCACCGCCACGGGGAAGACGGTGTAGCGCTCGGCCAGCGCCACCGGGAAGAGCTTGAGCAGGTGCGCGGGCGGTGTCACCCGGGAGAGGTCCACCGAGGGAATCTGGAGCTGGCGCGACAGGGCCTGCACCATGGCGCCCTCGTCCACGAAGCCCATCTGCACCAGGGTGTGGCCAAGCTTGCCGCCCCACTTGCGCTGCTCGGCCAGGGCCGTGCGCAGCTGCGTCTCGGACAGCAGGGCGGCGTTCAGGAGGATTTCGCCGAGCCGCTTCTTGCGGACAGGAGGAGACGGATTCGAGGCGCTCATGGTCCCAAGGTACCAGGGGCGCCCGGGGCCGCAACTCCGGGGGCCCCCATGGGAAGGGACCGGCGGCACGGGTTGCGATATGTGTAGGGCATGACGCGAGGCTCGGCCTTTCTCCTTCTGATCCTTCTCTCGGCATGCACGTCGTCCCGGCTGTCCGGCGCGAACCTGGACCGCGTGGTGCAACCTGCTTTCGTCTCCCGCATCGAGGATGGGGCGGGCCCCAAGAGCCTCGTCTTCCGGGAAGACGGTTCCTACTCGGAAAAGCTCAAGAAGCTGGAGCCCAAGGAGGCCGACCGGCGCCTCCAGGCGAAGCTCGCCGCGGCGGTGACGCGCTTCGAGATCTCCGAGCGGCTGCGCGTGAACACCATCATCCAGCTGCCCCGCGAGCGCCCCTGGACGAACATCATCGATCCGGCGCGGGTGGCCACCGCGCTGGAGAGCTTCCTCGTGGAGGAGGTGCCCGCGAACGCGCCGGACTATGACTTGCTCGTGCCGCTGGGCGCGGATGCCATCGTCGAGTTCGTCGTCCAGGACTACGGCATGCGCAGCGAGAAGGGACGGGCGGGGGCGTACATCAAGGGCTATGGGCGCATGTTCTGGCTGGATGGCCGGACCGAGGTGTGGCGGCGGGCCTTCGATGCGGATCAGGTCCAGCTCGGCGACGAGCACCTGGATCCGTTCCGGGTGGGCAAGAACCCGGAGCTGTTCCAGCGGGCCATGTCGTCCCTGGTGGATGCGGTGTCGGCCCAGTTCACCCAGGACCTGACGCCCAAGGACCGCCGGGGCGGGCCGCCGCTGCCGGAAGGGGTGGCACCGGCCCTGCCGGACAGCACCCACCGCACGGGCCGCGAGAACCAACTCCCGCCCGCGCCTCAGGGCCCGGAGCTGGCCCCCGGCGAGCTGCCCGACCCGGACCCCTGACGCGCTTGCCCGCCTGCTGTATGGGCAGTCAGAAAAGCGAGCCCCGTCCCCGGAGGAAATGCGTTTCGTCCATTTCCCCGCCCCTGAGCGCTGAAAGGGGTGAAGGAAAAAATTCCCAGGAGGGGGACACAGATGAAGACGGGCCAAGGGCGGCGGTGGGGGAAGGGCGGCGGGAAGGTGGGGCGGGGATGGAAGGCGTGCGGTCTGGCGCTGATGCTGGCCGCATGCGGTGGGAACGAGGTCTCCAGCGGGGAGGAGCCGCCTCCCGTCGAACGGGGAGCGGACACGCCCACCCCGGAGGTGCCCTCCGGCGTCTTACCCACGCCGGAGCCCCCCGCGGCGGCACAGCCCGATCCGGCACCTCCGGCGAACACCATCCCGGAGGTAACGGCCACCTGGCCGCGTCACTATGGCGGCAAGGGTGTCGAGTGGCTCCAGGCCCTGGCTTCCGATAGCTCGGGCGGGTTCGTGGCAGGGGGCCTCTTCGGCAGCGTGCCCTTTCCGCAGAACACCGGCTTCGCGCTGGCGCGCTACTCCGCCACGGGCGCCCCCGTGTGGGTCCGGCAAATCACCACCGAGGATGTCCAGTTGAGCGCCCTCACCGTCACCCCGGAGGGCAACATCCTCGCGGTGGGCAACTACCGGGGCGCGCCCAACATCGGCGCGGGCACGCTTCCGTATGCCGGCTCGCATTTCGGCTCGAGCCCCTATTCAGGCGCCTTCATCGCGAAGTTCTCCCCCAACGGGAACATCGTCTGGAGCCGGGGCTTCGTGCCCACCTATTTCGATGAAGACCGGGGGCAGCTCTACCACTGGGCCATCTCCGCGGACTCGGTGACCACCGATGCCAACGGAAGCCTGATTGTCGCGGGCAACTTCCATGGCGAGGTGAACTTCGGCACGGGCACGCTCTACGCGGGTGAGGCCAGCACCTATGGGGAGGACCCCTATCCGGGTGGCTTCGTGGCCAAGTTCACCTGGCAGGGGACACCGGTTTGGTCCCGGGCCTTCCGGGCTACGCCCAACGAGCCCGTCAACCTCGTGCGCACCGTGACCACCGACACGGCGGGCAACATCCTCGTGGGAGGCCGGGCAGGCGCCGGAGCCAACCTGGGAGATGGGCTGCTCCCGTACACCTCGGCCTTCATCGTGAAGTACGCCCCCACGGGTGGGCTGCTCTGGAAGCGGCTGTTCAGCAATGCCTACGGCGAAGTCACGGCCCTGCGCACCCTGGCCACGGGTCAGGTGGCGTTCACCGCCAACCTCGGAGGCAGCTTCTCGTTCGGCGGGCAGGGCTACACCGGAGGCGATCCAGGTGACCAGGGCTATCCCCTGAACCGCAGCGGCTACATCGGCGCGCTGAGTGCCCAGGGGGCCGATCAGTGGATCCGCGATCAGGGGCTCTTCACGCTCACGGGGCTCGCCACGGGGGACAACGGCACCGTCACCCTCACGGGCTTCCGTCCCGGTGGCCCCAGTTCCCACTTGCTCGTGCGCTACAACACCTCGGGCAGCCTGCTCTGGACCCAGAGCATCGACGGCAACTTCGGCAAGAACTCCGCGCCCCGTAGGCTCTTCCTCGTCCCACAGCCGGGAGGCTCCGTGGTGGCGGGCACCGACTTCGAGGGGACCGTCCAGTACAACGGGACGGCCTACACCTCGCGGGGCGCCACCGACCTGTTCTACTTCACCCTCCTGCCGGATTAGCCGCCACTCAGCCGGGAGTGCAGCACCGCCCCGAGCAGCTCGGCGGTCTCCGGGGGCAGGCGGGACAGGTGGGTGTAGAGCAACGCCTCGGCCTGGGCGAGCGCTTCGGGCGCCGCCCCGGCCTCCCGCATTCCCGCCAGCACCGCGTAGGCGGCTACCCCGAGCCGCCCCGCGTAGCCGCACGACTCATCCCAGAACTCCTCGAAGCAGGGCAGGGCCTCGCCGGCCGCCACGCGGGACAGGCGCTCCAGGCTGGCCTTCCAGTAAGCCCGATGGGCCTCCAAGGATTCTGGGCGCGAGAAGGGCCCCTGAATCACCTCGAAGCGGGTGCCGTCCCCGTCCGGGTGCAAGCGCAGCTCCGCCCGCGTCACCTCCGGGCCTCCCAGCGGCCCGCCCTCCCAGGACATCTCCAGCTCCAGGCGCTCGGCGGGGACCACGTCGAGGATTCGTCCCCGCTGCACGAAGGGGACGCCCTGCGAGTCGATCAGGTTCACCTGGAACGGCTCACCCGTGCCCACGTCGCCTTCCGCCCCGGTCCGGAAGCAGCCCGGCGGGGCCCCGTACCAGCGGCGCAGCAGGAATGGCGTCTCGAAGGCCGCGAAGACCTGGCCCGGGGAGGAGGCCATCCGCACTTCCATCACCAGCTCGCTCATGCCAGGGCTCCCGAGCGGGTGCGCAGCTCGAAGGTGGGCAGCCGCGCCTTCACCGAGGCGGGCACGCGGTA containing:
- a CDS encoding HEAT repeat domain-containing protein — encoded protein: MRPGVRSLFVVLTLGLAPACQGNRDQLLADLQSPRPEVRAQAVQALAKQGNADDLVLFTRSAKDMASIVRGEAAEALGGSQDPRVVDLLGELLEDPDESVQGRAAMALSKIKNDKAKAYLTLQYSRRARNTRQIIVQALKSANVPGAMAEAVAAESKAIWERNLLTLHEGSLPERVGAAEELGKSGRPEAITRLLPLVRDSQVILAAAAVRGLGDAGDRRAVAAILPLLDENFPQLREASLTALSKLQDPSAVARLQAVALEKSAVSSLASDALISMPRGPETNTALCTISLEGTLAESLAAGRAMRAHGGCPLEPIAERLSRPAGIDSGLQAVAGLGPAAQPLLSRVLPLLASADPHQRRLALEAVTAIGDASAAPAVQKLYEQETKALEPLRQDWVPSALPQTYAPGFDPSAPQDEKDARNTKTAQLFDRVRSLNAQRAREAGRVQVQARVPSELYDEVEPQRLEPLAAVLRALGAVKAPGALEVLKQYAGDSSVTLRSAALAGLARLGPEGVEVAKGGMFESERELQKALAQALAEQGEAGQSALVSLLPQFSSEKLVLLDALNRFGAPASASPVLQEVVRGGGAEAVLAASILGRLQAKDAVETLIKALEDPAGVARREVLLALGEMGDSRAAEGVAKDLYHDQPEIRAAAATALQRMGTSAQAEALDALKSDYYRRVREAASAALAKGGTAGEGAR
- a CDS encoding cyclic nucleotide-binding domain-containing protein, whose product is MDPGSLLAQAAEAFSQGRFSQAAEFYERYCQGRPTDHFAQARLGESWARTGQRARAASAYRIAAEGFAREGLLPRALAASKRLLELDPSQRGVPQMLADLYARRSEPPEETRFDVDLGEGRMQLALKAAGDLLLPHAAVWSPPAPEAAAPEAPPAPEPESTDTLLQTVEQAARAGLRQQGTGGSSSLEEALFSLAEEVSSRTPSLEALPDIPLFSDLPRDAFIEFFEGCPLRHFARGQQVFERGSRGTAFYVICEGSVRVFRDADKELAALGSGAFFGEMALLSGAPRMATVESTSDETLLLEVPASVLAHLSRRYPQVARALKKFCRDRLLTNVMSTSALFQPFSRKDRRILVERFRARDVKKNETVVREGDRVEGLYVVLSGEVEASKGGQVLSRLREGELFGEISLLLKTPATATVMATRRTSLLRLPREDFDSLILTHPQVLELVSRLSEQRLRRTEALTSGPDTAPPAEHLLV
- a CDS encoding general secretion pathway protein GspE, with translation MSASNPSPPVRKKRLGEILLNAALLSETQLRTALAEQRKWGGKLGHTLVQMGFVDEGAMVQALSRQLQIPSVDLSRVTPPAHLLKLFPVALAERYTVFPVAVDVPQKVITLASEDPTNVEALHELAFHTDHRIQVVVSSVSAIEHAIRQHYHGGTGTPTAPPEAFGFQEPFYEFTPPSAPVPRSPREAELVQRVEVLTQQVADLERMVANQARSLSTLIEMLEAGGTVSRQEYFARMRNVSRS
- a CDS encoding SRPBCC family protein; protein product: MSELVMEVRMASSPGQVFAAFETPFLLRRWYGAPPGCFRTGAEGDVGTGEPFQVNLIDSQGVPFVQRGRILDVVPAERLELEMSWEGGPLGGPEVTRAELRLHPDGDGTRFEVIQGPFSRPESLEAHRAYWKASLERLSRVAAGEALPCFEEFWDESCGYAGRLGVAAYAVLAGMREAGAAPEALAQAEALLYTHLSRLPPETAELLGAVLHSRLSGG